A portion of the Hoplias malabaricus isolate fHopMal1 chromosome 1, fHopMal1.hap1, whole genome shotgun sequence genome contains these proteins:
- the LOC136710811 gene encoding C3a anaphylatoxin chemotactic receptor-like, with amino-acid sequence MAFNQTNGTTTIINKGGLATIEILTLISYITVFVLGTIGNALVIYVTGYKMKTTVNSIWFLNLAVADFLFTFFLVMSIVSVSGNHNWPFGLNMCRFNTLISVLNMFASIFLLTAISLDRCLSTWVIVWAQNKRTPLKARIACFLIWMGAIVCSIPFATYRTVMTSPTNMTHCRTNATTEVLKNLSVFRFVIGFFVPFIIIVSSYIAIAIRAQRLQKHKTIRPFRVILTVIFAFFICWLPFHIYNFCQLWGLGDGKARAIAGRITVSLAYLNSCLNPILYVFMCEEFKTKLKQSLLMVLESAFAEEHMTFLSYRYSVSSRHSESHIQMKRKDTATSLVSSKDRTTSSEG; translated from the exons ATGG CATTTAACCAAACTAACGGAACAACCACCATCATTAACAAAGGAGGCCTGGCCACTATTGAGATCTTGACTCTGATCTCATACATTACAGTGTTCGTGCTTGGCACAATCGGCAACGCCCTTGTCATTTATGTGACAGGCTACAAGATGAAGACAACAGTAAACTCCATTTGGTTTCTCAATCTAGCTGTGGCAGACTTCCTCTTCACATTCTTTTTAGTAATGAGCATCGTATCTGTCTCAGGTAACCACAACTGGCCCTTTGGTCTCAACATGTGCAGGTTTAATACCTTGATCTCCGTGCTAAACATGTTTGCTAGCATCTTCTTGCTGACAGCCATTAGCCTGGACCGCTGCCTGTCCACATGGGTGATCGTATGGGCCCAGAACAAGCGTACTCCACTCAAAGCAAGGATAGCATGTTTCCTGATATGGATGGGGGCCATAGTCTGCAGCATCCCCTTTGCCACCTATCGTACAGTGATGACATCACCCACAAATATGACACACTGTCGCACTAATGCTACCACAGAAGTCCTTAAGAATCTGTCTGTCTTCAGGTTTGTGATAGGTTTCTTTGTTCCTTTCATCATCATTGTTTCTTCATACATAGCAATAGCTATTAGGGCTCAAcgcctccaaaaacacaaaacgATTAGGCCCTTTCGAGTCATCCTGACTGTCATTTTTGCTTTCTTCATATGCTGGCTTCCCTTCCACATCTACAATTTCTGTCAATTATGGGGTCTTGGTGATGGTAAAGCACGGGCCATTGCTGGACGCATCACAGTGAGCCTCGCATATTTAAACAGCTGTCTGAACCCCATCCTGTATGTGTTCATGTGTGAGGAGTTCAAGACCAAGTTGAAGCAATCTTTGCTGATGGTGCTGGAGAGTGCTTTTGCCGAGGAGCACATGACCTTCCTCAGTTATCGCTATTCTGTAAGTTCTCGCCACTCAGAGTCCCACATCCAGATGAAAAGGAAAGACACAGCTACCTCACTTGTCAGCTCAAAGGATAGGACCACCTCTTCAGAAGGCTAA
- the LOC136702519 gene encoding chymotrypsin-like protease CTRL-1 isoform X2 has protein sequence MLWIISCLALVASTLGCGVPAIKPQISGFNKIVNGENAVSGSWPWQVSLQDTTGFHFCGGSLLNQYWVLTAAHCRVMPGRHRVILGEHDRGSSAEPLQIINIARAITHPYYNSQNFNNDITLLRLSTPAQMTNRVSPVCVASSSTNVPAGTRCVTTGWGKTGSTSKSTPRILQQTALPILSQAQCRQYWGQNRITDAMICAGASGVSSCQGDSGGPLVCQSGNVWTQVGIVSWGTSNCNVRTPAVYARVSYLRNWIDQTIANN, from the exons ATGCTCTGGATCATTAGCTGTCTTGCTCTGGTGGCGTCCACACTGG GCTGTGGAGTGCCTGCTATTAAGCCACAGATTAGTGGCTTCAACAAGATTGTGAATGGAGAGAATGCAGTGTCTGGCTCCTGGCCCTGGCAAGTGTCTCTCCAG GACACAACTGGATTCCATTTCTGTGGTGGATCTCTGCTGAACCAGTACTGGGTCCTTACTGCTGCCCATTGCCGTGTTAT GCCTGGCCGTCACCGTGTTATTCTTGGGGAACATGATCGCGGCTCCAGCGCTGAGCCTCTTCAAATTATAAACATTGCCAGG GCCATCACTCATCCTTACTACAACAGCCAGAATTTTAACAATGATATCACTCTGCTGAGGCTGTCTACTCCCGCTCAGATGACCAACCGCGtatcccctgtgtgtgtggcctcTTCCAGCACCAATGTTCCTGCAGGCACTCGCTGCGTCACCACCGGCTGGGGCAAGACTGGATCCACCAGTAAGT CGACCCCTCGTATTCTGCAGCAGACTGCCCTGCCCATTCTGAGCCAAGCTCAATGCAGACAATACTGGGGTCAGAACAGAATCACAGATGCTATGATCTGTGCTGGAGCCTCTGGTGTCTCCTCCTGCCAG GGTGACTCTGGTGGCCCACTGGTTTGTCAGAGTGGTAATGTTTGGACGCAGGTGGGCATCGTGTCCTGGGGTACCAGCAACTGCAACGTCCGTACCCCAGCTGTCTATGCTCGTGTCTCCTACCTGCGCAACTGGATTGATCAGACCATTGCCAACAACTAG
- the LOC136702519 gene encoding chymotrypsin-like protease CTRL-1 isoform X1 — translation MLWIISCLALVASTLGCGVPAIKPQISGFNKIVNGENAVSGSWPWQVSLQDTTGFHFCGGSLLNQYWVLTAAHCRVMPGRHRVILGEHDRGSSAEPLQIINIARAITHPYYNSQNFNNDITLLRLSTPAQMTNRVSPVCVASSSTNVPAGTRCVTTGWGKTGSTTTPRILQQTALPILSQAQCRQYWGQNRITDAMICAGASGVSSCQGDSGGPLVCQSGNVWTQVGIVSWGTSNCNVRTPAVYARVSYLRNWIDQTIANN, via the exons ATGCTCTGGATCATTAGCTGTCTTGCTCTGGTGGCGTCCACACTGG GCTGTGGAGTGCCTGCTATTAAGCCACAGATTAGTGGCTTCAACAAGATTGTGAATGGAGAGAATGCAGTGTCTGGCTCCTGGCCCTGGCAAGTGTCTCTCCAG GACACAACTGGATTCCATTTCTGTGGTGGATCTCTGCTGAACCAGTACTGGGTCCTTACTGCTGCCCATTGCCGTGTTAT GCCTGGCCGTCACCGTGTTATTCTTGGGGAACATGATCGCGGCTCCAGCGCTGAGCCTCTTCAAATTATAAACATTGCCAGG GCCATCACTCATCCTTACTACAACAGCCAGAATTTTAACAATGATATCACTCTGCTGAGGCTGTCTACTCCCGCTCAGATGACCAACCGCGtatcccctgtgtgtgtggcctcTTCCAGCACCAATGTTCCTGCAGGCACTCGCTGCGTCACCACCGGCTGGGGCAAGACTGGATCCACCA CGACCCCTCGTATTCTGCAGCAGACTGCCCTGCCCATTCTGAGCCAAGCTCAATGCAGACAATACTGGGGTCAGAACAGAATCACAGATGCTATGATCTGTGCTGGAGCCTCTGGTGTCTCCTCCTGCCAG GGTGACTCTGGTGGCCCACTGGTTTGTCAGAGTGGTAATGTTTGGACGCAGGTGGGCATCGTGTCCTGGGGTACCAGCAACTGCAACGTCCGTACCCCAGCTGTCTATGCTCGTGTCTCCTACCTGCGCAACTGGATTGATCAGACCATTGCCAACAACTAG